From the Acomys russatus chromosome 8, mAcoRus1.1, whole genome shotgun sequence genome, the window ccacctcttTATAAAGGACCTTTGGCTCTCGTCACACAGCATAAGCACTTGAGGCAGAAAGATAGGCAATGAGCAGACAGAACAGTGAGCATGCTTCTGGAAGTGGGTCAAGGGGAGGAGGCCTGGGAGTACAAGCCGCACCTCACAATCTGGGTTAGGGTCTTAGGACCAGTCTCAGTCTCTAGATTTCTTCTGAAACAGCCTCCCTATATAGCCTAGGTTGGCATTGAACACTCAGTCCTGCCTTAGAattctgaatgctggaattataggagcCCCTTATGAATCTGCATTTGAACAGGAACAGTGCTGAGGACACAGCCATcctgaggcagagatgggtggggtgggggaaggacacAACCTTCCTCACTAACTCCAGACCACTGGCAAAAGATGAGGATGGGGACACCAAGGATTCCAGGGGCCAAAATTGGACCCAGGCCACAGACAGGTTTATTGGCTCATAGCCCAAACTAACAGCTCAGACAGACCTGGAAGCCACAGCCTGCTGCTACCAGGAGCTGAAGTCCCCAAAGCCCCGGCTGGGCCTCTTCTTGGCCGCAGGCAGAGCAGTGCTGGTTGACGGTTCTTCCTCAGCTGCTCgtttcctgagacaggaagaaaaatatgCCAGTTGCCACAGAAGAGCCGGGAAACTGCTCACAGGCAGCCTTCCCTTCAGAAGCACTATCTCTCCAAAGAGCTGCTCCCACCGTCCAGCTATTAAGCATCCTTGTCGAGACTCTCATGAGGCAGGACCCATGCGCcataggctcctgtctgctctGTGGTGCCCTTGCCAGCactaggaagagaaaggggatgccGCCCATCAGTCACACTCACGTGGCAGTGGGGCTGATGTACTTGCCCACCCCCTGGCGGTATGTCTGTGGGCCCTGGCTCCCAGGCTGGGGCTGGCTCGTCTTGGCCTTGGCTTCTGGATCTACTTGCTGCTGTGTCTTCTTCCGTTCCTGGGCAATCTGGGAGGTAGAAACGTGTCTGAGACAGAGCCCCAGCCTGGAGTCTTCTCACCCCCAGCTAGAGGGAGGGCAGTGGCTGATCCAGAGCCTCAGGGTATGCCCTCCTGCTCTCGACCAACAAGGACATGACTTCCTTGGCACCCTCCCCCAGGCCTCACCTGGGCATCGGCCTCCTCATAGGGGTCCACAAACACTGTGGTTGCACATATACGCACTTCCTCCTGGTGGCAGAAAGGCTTCATGAGCAGGCAGCAGACTCCCCCAACCAGCACCCAGCAGGCAGTGGTGCTCTGTTCTCCCTAGGCACATACCTTAGGACGGTCAGTTTTAGGGTCACTCTCCACATTCTCCATAGCTGTCAGTGTGTCAAAACCCCCAACAACCCTGCAGCAGAGAacagagcagagcacagcagagcggAGATTCACCAAAGAGGACTGGCACACAGTGTAGGGCCTCCAAGGTCAGACCAGTCACCAGGCAGGACAGGATGGGCCACAGCGGGGAAGGAAGCAGCAAGCCATACCCAGCCCGGCTTGCTGACTAAAGCGTTACTTGGAAGACATCACAGTCCTTGCTCCCATACTGTTTTCCCCCAGTTTGCtgacacagggtcttactaacccaggttggccttgaactcagtaacTAAAAGAAGCCAAGAACTACTAATCCTTAGGCTTCCAACTCTCAAGAGCTGGGACCACCACTGAACCAAGCTCTTTTTCCCCCTACAACTCTGACTGAATTGTCAGTACAGATTGGTCCACCCACCTTCCTGGGAAAATCTGCTGACCCTCAGACTAAGGAGGAATGCAGTTCAGACGTCCAAAAAGGTGCCCTGAGAAGGAGCATGAGCTAGAACTGTGGGCCTAGGGAGCCAACCCTCCCTCACAGAAATAAGTCCTTGGTGGGGATAGTACGAGGGGTAACAGGCAGGTCTAGGGGATGGTAGTGAAGGCCCACAGTGCACTCCAGTCTGTACAGCATCTGCACTTACCGTCCAAAGATGGTATGCTTCTTATCCAGGTAAGCACAGGAACGGAACGTGATAAAGCTAGGGGAAAGTACAGAAGATGAGGGAAGCAGGAGGCGCCCGCCCGTAATGACCACTTCAGCAGAAGCTGCCTGGCTTTCCATCTGGCAGCTTCCTTGCACCTTGTGTGATCCTCCCCACTGTCTGTCTCAGCCAAGGCACATAGCTACATCCCTGGACAAAGCCCAGAGTTCAGCTGCCAACCTCACATGGATCCAAGCaggagaggctggaggctggaggctggaggctggaggctggaggctggctATCAGACTCCTTGGAGGATGGCGCAACCCCATCAGGAGCCCTGCCAGGGGATGAGCACTGAATCAGGCCTCCAAAGTGAAGTAGACCAGCCCAGACTTGTGCTGTTTAGCAGCTCTAGACTAGACTGTAAGCAGGAGGGAAGCGCAGGTGGGTGTGGGgctcacacctgccatcccagcacagaagcctgagctgcacagATCTCAtctctaaataaaatggaaagcagGCAGTCTGAGGATCCTACCCAGAGTGGTAGGTAGACACGGTCCTACTGGGACAACAGCCCACACCTCTCCGTGAGCCACAGAAGACTGAGTCTGCAGTGAACACGCATCACCCAGGGAGCGGGCACTCTGGAGGCCACACATCAGGCCCGCACACCTAGCCTAACCCTTCTTACTGTCTGGACTCATCATTTTTGTTCCTGCTGTTCAAACAAGGACTCATTTGACtatgctggtctcgaacttactaTGGAAACAAGGATGACAATTGATTTAGTGCCTCCaactcacaggtgtgtgccacatacTACCCCAGGAGGCCTTTGTGGACTTGCCCGTAAGTCCCACCCTCAGCTAGCGTGCTACTCTGGCAGCTGACCTGGCCTCCTCAGTGAGCGTGCAGTGCCTTGTTTGCTCTGACCTGAGCCTGGCACAACTTTTAGGGGAGAAGAACTCCCAGCAGCTGAGCAATTGGGACTCACAATTGAGACTTGTTGGTGTTGGGCCCCGAGTTGGCCATGCTGAGCACCCCACGGCCTGTGTGTGAAAGGTTGGGGCGGAACTCGTCTTTGAAAGGCTTGCCCCAGCACGACTCTCCGCCTGGAACGAAAGGAGCACGTTGAGCGGGAGCCCCGTCAGCAGCGGCGGGGAGCCCCAGATGCCAGTGCCTTCACACAAGCTGACCCCTCTGGGCCAGGGGCTGAAGGGCTAAAGCTACAAGGCGTCACTCCAACACATGGGTGGAAGTTATAGTTGGCCACATAGCTAAAGGCTTGGAGAAGTTATTATGCCCTGTAGAGCCATGAGAAGTGGGTTCTGAGGAGCACATAGCTCCCTCTGTCTTGTTATGGTAGGATCCAGACCCTCACTGTGGGAAAACTAAGGGTAATGCCCAAGGCGGCCCGGAAGGCCAACCACTGAGTAGCaagccacccccacaccccacattcCCAAGTCTGAAAGATTGCACATACAAAGCTCTTCCAACCCAACTCCCTACCAGGCTCCACAGAACCACCACATGCGTTACTCCAACCTACCTGTGCCTGTACCTGTGGGGTCACCACCCTGGatctgcaaaaacaaaacccagtgagGACACTGGTTCTCATGGTCCCTATCACCTAATGCTCTGAACAGGCTCCCCAAAAGCGTGTGCTGCAGGGGGGACAGGGACCTCCTCTCTGACCCCAAGTCCTCTTGGCACAAGACACCCCTGAAGCCCCTGCCCTGTCCATGCAGTCTGAACTCAGTGGCTGTGGCTCCTGGGCGTTGCCCGAATCATCAAGCATCTACAGCCAGCACCAACTTGGACCACTCACCACGAAGTTCCTGATGGACCTGTGAAAGATGGTACCATCATAATACTGTTTCTTGCAGAGCTTGATGAAGTTTTCACAGGTTTTTGGTGTCTGCAAAACATCCCAACATTCTATGAGGCACAACGGTCAACAACAGTCACAGGAAGATACCTGTCTGTAGACCTAGGTTCAGCTATCTCCAAAAGATAAGCAACAGATCAGAGAGGGAGCCAGGTCCCTTTCCAGGGATCTGAACATATACCTCCCAAGCAGCCCAGGAGGTGTGctgggttggaaggaaggaaggacacttTGGTTCTCAGTTGGAGTCAGGCAAGACTTCTTAAAAGGAAACTAACTGTAGCTCCACATTTAAGACATGACTATCCAATGGCCCCAGAAACCACCCAGAGAAAGCCACCGTCCTTACCAGGTCACAGTGCAGCTCTAGGTTAAGGTCGCCCTTGTTGGTGTGCAGCCTCACATAGCCCTTCTTCTTCACAAACTGGTAGCGCAGGACATCTTCATCGATGACAGCTGAAAACAAGCCCTGTACCTCAGCAAGCTGCTCCATTCAGGCCTCCGGCCTGCCACAAGATCAGCACCAATGAGGACCCAGCCTTAAGAGagtgcaggagccagaggctaaGGGGACCATATCCAGGACAACCCAGCCCTGGAGGCTCGAGGGGCCTGAGAACAGGCCCTTCAGGACAAAAGACAAGAGCACATGGTAAGGATGTCTTCTGGCAGCCTGTACTCACAGCCTCCTGACTCAACATACACCGTCTGCAGAGAAGTccccaccacaccacaaccaccagaGACTCCAAGTAAAAGCACAGTGGGGATGCTGCTGAGGCAAGCAAGCAGGAAGCCCCACTTGAACAGGTTTAAGACACAGAGGCAGCTACCTGCTTCATGCGTGGTCTCAGGTACCATGGCAGTAGAGGTGAATGAGGCACTGACCTTCCCTGTGGAGTAGTGGGCCTGCAAGGAAACCATGTGCTCACACCATCATCGCCTCCCTCACAGCCCAGGGAGTGCCCAGCCCACACAGAGAGCTGGCGGAGTCCTGAGGACCAGATTACTGGTCCCAAGAGGCAATCAGGGCCCAAGGCCTCAAATAGGTTGCAACTAACAATATTAAGTCAAGACAGAAAGAACACCCACACAAGTGTAGCCTTCTCCCAGGATAAGAATACAAAGGCACttgtaagtttctttctttctttctttcttctttttttttcccaagataagagcttctgtgtagccttggctgtcctggaactcactttgtagaccaggttgtcctagAACCCAGAGATcggccttcctctgcctcctgagtgctgggattaaaactgtgcaCCACCaagcacaattttttaaaaaaacaattatgtCAACAAGTGTAGTAGCAtgcacctttagtctcagcactcaggagacagagtaagttcgaggacagcctacaaaatgagtccaggccagccagagctacacaaagaaaccctgtcttgaaaactaagaAACGGACTGTGGGTGTGAGTGTTCTGCTTGTGTGTACATCTATACACAGCACGCATGTCTGCTGCCCTCAAAGGTCAGAAGAGacagtcagatcccctggatagCTGCGAGTGGGAGACAAACCTAGGTTCTTCCCCACTGATGCGTCTCTCTAGCCCAGTTTACATAGTTTGTAGTAACCACGAGCTCTTTAATGGGAGAGGGAACAAATGTATTTTTTCGTCATGTAGGAGGGAGAAAAAACAGGATTGCTCAACAAGACACTAATGCCTGGCTGTGTTCAGATCGGGAAAGGATAAACAATGACTTTTATCTAATTTCCCAGGATAATTCCCCATGTGGGATGCTTGACCACAGCTCAGGCTCTCCAGACTCTGCCTAAATGGGAGAAAGACAAGACACTACCTATCAGCTAAATGTGCTGAAGAGATCCCAGTGACACCGCTGTAGATAGGGCTGGCCAAGGGCAGACAAGTATGCTCACCCCAAGAAAGGCCCAGGTGAGCGCTGAGACCTTGGTAGCCCCAGCAACCACAGCCCTCGCCACCATCACAGATCCGCAAgcccttctgcccctcccctgAAATGGAATGCCAGAGACGGCAGGTAGCTTGGCCACTAAACCCTGGGTCAAGGCCACGGCACAGGGCAGCCCTGTTTCTGCTGAGCAACTACTACCCCTATTACCAAGACTGCACTagttagtcccagcacttccaGATGCACCCCAGGCCCTGCTGGCACCTTCCCCAGAGCCAGGACAACCACTCACGGCGTTCAGCTGGTCCACCTTCCTCTTTTCAGGGGCCTTCATGGTGGCTGCTAGAATCTCATCTCCTTTGAACTCTCTGTAGAGCTCCTGGAGCGTCTCCCGGGTTTCAGCGTTTGTGTTCTTCAGATAGTAAGATGGGTCTTGTCTGGCCTtttcctcatctacaaaacaGTGTACAGGCCCTgagcagccaaggccacacagggtcTCAAGATGAGTTTAACAGGGATAGAGATGGAGCTGGCCACATGAGCAGAAGCCACAGTGGATTGATGAGGGCACAGCTCTCTGGCCATAGCACAGCCATACTTACTGCCCCTGGTCATCTGGCAGCAGCCAGTAGGTACAGCAACGTAGGAGCGCACAGAACACACATCATGGTGCTGGGCTCCAGCCCTGGAGGCATGCCCTTCATACAGCCAATGAGAATCTCAGGATGGTCTGGATGTAGGTGTCTCCTGTTCTCTGTATTTACCTACACACTGCAATTTTTCTATGCCACATGTTGTCTGCTAGGCAGTGAGCATCCCTAGGCCTGGCCTCTGGGTCTCCTGAGCTCAGTTATCCCTGAGAAGTGTGTTTTAAGTCTCTAAATCCTGACTGGTCCACAGGGTTAATCAATACTGAGTCAGGAGTCCTGCTTCCTGTGAAGATGGAGGCAGCTAAGCTCTGGGCATAAGTCTAGCTGGCTCCTTGGTATGGAACAAGTGAGCTCAGAAACTTTAgccatagccaggtgtggtggtgcacacttttaatcccagcactcgggaggcagaggcagggggatcactgtgagttcgaggccagcctggtctacaaagtgagtccaggacagccaaggctacacagagaaaccctgtctcgaaaaacaaaaacaaaaacaaagaaaagaaaaagaaggaaagaaagaaagaaaaagaaatttcagcCATAGCCGAGCACAGTGATGCAtgccttgaattccagcacttagggaggcagaggtaggtgggtctctgagaatttgaggccagcctggcctacaaagagtgtccaggacagccaaggctacagagagaaacactgtctcaaaacaaacaaacaaaaacaaaaaacaagaaagaaagaaaaccagaaacatcGGCCACTCCATAGCATGTCACGGTGTGCTCAGCCACTCCGTAGTATGTTACGGTGTGCTCAAGAGCATGGGCCAACCACAGAAAGCAGGATGACCCAGGGCCCAGTCTGCACCCTAGGCAGGTCTGATGTCACCCAGAGCCTTGCCTGCCCCTAGGCAGGTCTGATGTTACACTCTATCACTGTGCCCTGAAAGGTGCAGCGGCCAACAGGAATTCAGAAAGCACAGGGTCACCAGAGCTAAGGAAAAGGGAGTGTCTTGGTATTTCCAAGGCTACAGTCAGCTGCTTCCCTAACCGCTTGACAGGTATGGCTcttgcctgtgatcccagcacttagaaggcaaaggcaggaggacactgcaaatttgaggccagcctcatctatacaggacatttcaggacagccagggcttcccaaaataaagaaatttgaagCCTAGTTAATCAAAAGCCACTCTGGAGCCACAGTGTCTGAGCCCACACATAAGCACGCACCCATACAATACTCACAGCGGCCATGCTGTCCATACCTGGATCTATTATTTTCAAGTTGTTCTTCACATGGAAGAAGTTGGAAACATTGAATTTATCCAAATTGGTGGGGTCCTGTGGCAAGAAGAGAAACTCAGAAGCACAGCCGGGGCTGAGCCGAGCATCTCTTCAGGCGTCAGAGGCTGGACAGGTGCCTCCAGGGGAAGAGGCTGCAGTGAGCTGTGAGGGTTAGGGAGTTAGCAGGGAAGGAGGCTGTGCCTGACACGGTGACAAGCACAGGTGGTGTGAGTCCAAAGCACAGACTGCCCAGCTGTTCATCAAGCAGTATGCCTTGCCTCCAGGGCACAAAAATAAGGAGCGAGGCTTGCTGCCAGGTAGCACAGGATGTGGACAGGGCAGCTATGGGGCCAGGCGTCAATCAGAAAGGCACAAGCCCCAGAGTCCTCTAAGCCTGTCTCAGCCAATGCTCCATCCATGCAGGCCCTTCACCCACCACCATGGAGACAGCCGTGCCAGATGCTGCTCTGGAGTGGAGTGGGATACGCtgagcagcctaagtgtcctgcAGCCTACgatggggggttgggggcggTGGGGGGACAGGCAGATGCAGGCCCCTGGTACGGGAGCCATGAGCACTGGAAGGCAGCATGGTGgctgtggggaggggtgtggcaCTAAACAATAGCTGGGGAGCAGCAGCCAAGGATGCTATGGTACAGGAGAGCAGCAGGCCCGGTGAGCAGAGCTGGGAGGGGAGGGCCAGGGGGAGGCTACTCACCTGCAGGGTGATGATGTCTTGCCTGGAAAAGGGCTCATCAGTTAACAGGTCCCTCAAGTTCTTGGCCTTGATGTTTAGCTGCTCCACTGCCTACAGCAGGACAGAGACGCCACAGTCCCATCTAAGCCTGGGCATGGAGCTAAGAGGGGGCCACCCGGGGTGCACAAGTCCAagtgctctcttcttcctggcaGAGACTAGCCAAACCAACTTGGCTTCTTCAGGCCAGAGCTCCAACATGTGCTCTCCTGCGCATGTCCTGTCCTTGGCCTAGACTGAGCCAGGAAGGGACACAGCTCCTGTCCCTCCACCAACTCGGCACCTCCCGCTTCCTAAGAATTGTGCCTCTTCTGATCGCCCTTTACTCCCATGTTCCTGCTCAGGCAGCCCAAACTGCCTGCCTGGGTTTCAGGTCCAAAGACCTCCAGAGTCACCTTATCTTTATTTTAAGCCCTCATAAAGTAGGAGGGCTATCTAGTCAGAGATGGTGTCTTGTGCTGGAGGCTATAAAGCCCATGAAGACAGGAATGGTCACTGTTCCTGGCTCACCTCCAGCACTCAGCCAGGCTGTTGGAATATTCTCAAAGCACACTTGAGGGCCCAACATCAGACACTCCCACTCACTGAAATGGGGGTCTACCTCATAAGTGTAGACATTGCCAGTTGTCCGGATGGCCACAATATGGGTGTTGTCCGTGAACACAGAGTACAGCACTGGACAGTGGTACTGCCCTAGAGAGAGCACACAGGAGCTTTGATTAAGCGATCAGCACCTACCGATCTGTAACTCTagagcctgaggcagaagaacAGAGCACAAGGCCACTGGACAATTAACAAGATGTCTCAAAGTGAAAGTGTACAAAGGGGGCTCAGGGCGGTCCAGTCTGCCTAGCGTGTGCTAACCCTGCATTCACTCCGAGCGTGTGCTAACCCTGCATTTGCTCCCAGCGTGTGCTAACCCTGCATTTGCTCCCAGCGTGTGCTAACCCTGCGTTCACTCCCAAGTTGACAGGAACCTTAGGCCAGCTCCCAAGACCTGGGACCCACAGGGCTGGCATCCATTCAAGCTCCACACCTACATTCCTACTCACTTTACCAGACCAAAGCCCTTGTTTTCCTGACTCAGAAGAACAGTCTGACACCTCCAGACTGGCTCAGGTGAGCATCTCTTCCTCATAAAGCCATGCCAGACAGGAGGTGACTTATCTTTCCAGAGGCCCTGTCTCCATTGCTCACTATCTCTCATATCCAGGGTACCCACCACGAACTACCCTGGCCTTCCTCAACTGGCTCTCTGTGGTAAATGCCAGCTAGCCAGCAtgcccatcttcctgcctcaatagATGATCTCCCATCAGCAGAGGTCTTGCCTAGTGAGTCCTGGCAGACAGATGGTGGGAGGGCAAATAGACAGAGATCCACATGCATCTGGATAGACTAACATAAACACCTCAGGttcagccaggcgtggcggcgcacacctttaatcccagcacttgggaggcagaggcaagctgattgctttgagttagaggccagcctggtctacaaagccagtccaggacagccagggcttgttacatagagaaaccctgtctcaaaaaaaaaagggggggggggctggagagatggctcagcaattaagagcaactatttgctcttccagagatccagagttcaattccctgcaaccacatggtggttcacaaccatctataatgagatctggtgccctcttctggcttgctggcacatatgcatacataataaataaatttttaaaaaactgtttcaaaataaaaatgaaatcacacacacaggaaatttAACCATATACCACTAGGTGTATATTTGATGTGACCAGGGAATTTctgttcatttacttttttaaagtttcacAATGCTATTGCAAAGATGTAAGTCAttatcttttctgtttgttggttttgttttgtttcgagacagggcttctctgtggagccctggctgtcctgggactcccttctgtagagcagactggccttgcacttacagagctctgcctgcctctgccttctgagtgcccaGGTTGTACCCGTTGCTTACATGGTTTGAACAGGGCTAGACTCCTGCCGTGCCCCAACACCCTTGAGCGCATGTCTGCCTTTGCTCTGCCCAGAATGTTCTTCCCTGATCTTCACCCAGCTCCCTCAGCACGTTTCCTCTCAGCTCCTGTCTGCTGCCCTCACTGGGCGTCCTGCTGGCCCTTTCTTCCTCTACTTCTGTCTAATATGATGTACTGTTCATTTCCTGCCTCAATGCCTCCCCATCAACCAGAGCTCTTCTCACTcaaagacacacaagcacacagacaccacacacacacacacacacacacacacacacacacacacacgtcacccCACCTGCATGTTTTCTGCACACACTACGGGAAGATCTCAGTATGAGACACATAACCTATGAACACAAGGCTGCTATATATCAGACAATGAAGAAAGATGCCTGCCTTGCCAATGCTTGCAACATTTCCCTAGAAAACACCCAGTGAGCACTGACAGCAAGCTCACCTGTGGTATCTGCACCAAAGTGAAAGGAGACCCCTTAGCCAAGACCACAAAGAACCTGCACGAGATCAGACCCCAGGACGGGGCAGGGCAGCTGGAACCAGAGCTGCATCATCTGGGCAGGCAAGGAGAGGCCATGAAGGATTTAGAGCAGGAGGCTGCAAGTGGGCAGAGGTCGGACGGAGCAGTGACGATGATGACGGTCTACACAAGAGCAGACTGGAAATGCCTCCCCAACACCCACCACCTCAGCTGGGCCGAGCAACTTCCACCTACAGCCAGTACCGAACATGCACAGGGCTCAGCTATGGCAGCAGCACCTCACAACAGCCTAACTGCCTTTGTGGGATCCACCTAACCCTACTTAAACTACCTGGACCTTTCAGAAAGTAAGAgtgagactggagaggtggctcaaaggTAGGACACTTGTTTAGCATGTTTGGGGCTCCAAGTTCAATCTCCAACcacaagaaagaaaggcaagccGATGACAGACAAGGCGCTCGGGCGTCTGTGGACCAGTCCTACAGCTGCTATGAAAGGGACTCTCACCTTCACTGTTCTTTGCAAAGTTCAGCTTGATCAAGGACTTCCCGTCAAGTTTCTGGAAGACACATAACAATAATGAGTAAAGGGTGAAGTAACATGGAGGCCGCCACGtcaggagggacagagacagaacagagagctCTCTGCCCAGCTGACCCCCTGCAGCTTACACTAGAGTGAAAGTCTCCCTGGGAAGTCTCCAGGACACAGCAGGGCTCGAGGCTAGTGGAATGGCAAGCCCCAGCAGTGTTACTGACTGTAAAGCCCAGTGTGAAAAGATGCCTAGATCTGTAAACACACAGGCACTGCCAGATGTAACGGGTAGTCAGCGAGCTAAGCGATGAGGCCGTGGAAGGAATGGTGTGTATTTCCACAATGTCTGAATTTGTCTTTCTGGAGCCAGGTACCAAAACCAGGAccttgcctggtgtggtggcgcatgcctttagtctcagcactgggaggcagagacactcgaatctctgtgaattcgaggccagcctcgtctacaaagagagttccaggacagccagggctacacagagaaaccctgtctccaaacacacctcaccaccaccccaccccaccccacccccacccccgaataaaagaaagtggaagaaggtcggtggtagagtgtgtgcttAACACGGGTAAGGACCAAGgtaaggaaggagaggagaccaTGCCGCAGCCTTGGaatgctatgataaaacatccCCCATGGGATTCCATGAGCAAAACGGCCCCAGCTTCTAGCCAGAACCAAAGTAAGAGATGCATGTAGTTTGGCAGCTGCAGAAAATAACCCAAACGACAAGATTTGATAGCCCAAAGAGCACCTGGGATGCAGAATGCAAGCGTAAGAAGCACCCAGGTGGCACTAACAACAGTGCCCACCGAGAAAGAGGCAAAGGTCACAAGGGCAACTGTAGACAAGAAACCAGAGGCGGCAGCTCGGAAACAAAGGCTGGCAGAGAACAAGCCAGCAAagggaagccaggcacagtgtggcACAcccgtaaccccagcactcgggaggcagaggcaggtggatcattgtgagttcgaggccagcctgatc encodes:
- the Ppil2 gene encoding RING-type E3 ubiquitin-protein ligase PPIL2 — its product is MGKRQHQKDKMYITCAEYTHFYGGRKPDITQTSFRRLPFDHCSLSLQPFVYPVCTLEGVIFDLLNIVPWLKKYGTNPSNGEKLDGKSLIKLNFAKNSEGQYHCPVLYSVFTDNTHIVAIRTTGNVYTYEAVEQLNIKAKNLRDLLTDEPFSRQDIITLQDPTNLDKFNVSNFFHVKNNLKIIDPDEEKARQDPSYYLKNTNAETRETLQELYREFKGDEILAATMKAPEKRKVDQLNAAHYSTGKVSASFTSTAMVPETTHEAAVIDEDVLRYQFVKKKGYVRLHTNKGDLNLELHCDLTPKTCENFIKLCKKQYYDGTIFHRSIRNFVIQGGDPTGTGTGGESCWGKPFKDEFRPNLSHTGRGVLSMANSGPNTNKSQFFITFRSCAYLDKKHTIFGRVVGGFDTLTAMENVESDPKTDRPKEEVRICATTVFVDPYEEADAQIAQERKKTQQQVDPEAKAKTSQPQPGSQGPQTYRQGVGKYISPTATKRAAEEEPSTSTALPAAKKRPSRGFGDFSSW